A window from Chromatiaceae bacterium encodes these proteins:
- a CDS encoding histidine phosphatase family protein: MRVIGLRHGQSSYNVRRLCNDDPRRRVDLTALGMRQAQRAAARLAAEPIEQVFSSPLLRAEHTARIVAAPLGLPVKIDERLADIRSGCDGRPVDEFLGAIAGDPVDGRVGDGESLREYQQRLGGFLVWLEAQPWQCVLLVAHEESLRILDAHYSKRDLLAVVGRPFANCIPYFFQSPSEN, from the coding sequence GTGCGTGTGATCGGGCTGCGTCACGGGCAGTCCAGCTACAACGTTCGGCGCCTGTGCAACGATGATCCACGGCGTCGCGTCGATCTGACCGCGCTGGGCATGCGGCAGGCGCAGCGCGCAGCAGCACGACTCGCCGCAGAGCCGATCGAGCAGGTTTTCAGTTCGCCGCTGTTGCGCGCCGAACATACCGCACGCATCGTTGCAGCGCCTCTCGGCCTGCCGGTGAAGATCGATGAGCGGCTGGCGGATATCCGTTCGGGCTGCGACGGTCGCCCGGTGGACGAGTTCCTGGGCGCCATCGCGGGAGACCCGGTCGACGGGCGTGTGGGCGACGGGGAGTCGCTGCGCGAATATCAGCAGCGCCTGGGTGGATTTCTTGTCTGGCTCGAGGCGCAGCCCTGGCAGTGCGTGTTGCTGGTCGCACACGAGGAGTCGCTGCGCATCCTGGATGCGCACTATTCAAAGCGCGATCTGCTTGCCGTGGTCGGCCGGCCGTTCGCGAACTGCATACCTTATTTCTTCCAATCGCCGAGCGAAAACTGA
- a CDS encoding metallophosphoesterase family protein, with protein sequence MPDTTGRVQVLLLADTHGQLHPEILALAERADWVVHAGDIGTPEILHRLRGHRRQLVAVHGNNDTPRAWSAQGHDALAFPEAIAEIALPGGVLCAEHGHRANPATRRHAVLRARYPHARLVIYGHSHRQVIDDSATPWVANPGAAGRSRTFGGSGCLLLNASRSAWHLQAFQFSLGDWKK encoded by the coding sequence ATGCCAGATACGACCGGCCGCGTACAAGTGTTGCTGCTGGCCGATACCCACGGGCAACTGCATCCAGAAATCCTGGCGCTCGCCGAGCGCGCGGATTGGGTCGTGCATGCCGGCGATATCGGCACCCCGGAGATCCTTCACCGGCTGCGTGGGCACCGGCGACAGCTCGTTGCCGTGCACGGCAACAATGACACCCCTCGCGCCTGGTCTGCGCAAGGGCATGATGCATTGGCTTTTCCCGAGGCAATCGCCGAGATCGCACTGCCCGGCGGGGTGTTGTGCGCCGAACACGGTCACCGGGCGAATCCCGCGACACGGCGCCATGCGGTGCTGCGTGCGCGTTATCCGCATGCACGCCTGGTGATCTACGGCCACAGTCATCGCCAGGTGATCGACGACAGCGCCACCCCCTGGGTCGCCAATCCCGGCGCGGCCGGCCGCAGTCGAACCTTCGGCGGATCCGGTTGCCTGCTGCTCAATGCCAGCCGTTCGGCCTGGCACCTGCAGGCGTTTCAGTTTTCGCTCGGCGATTGGAAGAAATAA
- a CDS encoding uracil-DNA glycosylase gives MHGPVVVGAPVISPVIQIGQAPGEHEGRLGRPFAWTAGKLLFEWYRQIGADEAMIRDRVYMAAVCRCFPGRRASGGHRVPDAGEVERCATWLRREIEMLQPKLLIPVGKLAITQLLPVARLVDVIGRQQRVTVYGRSVDVIPLPHPSGLSSWHKSEPGRTLLQQALHAIRAHPSWRAIMTVD, from the coding sequence ATGCACGGTCCCGTGGTGGTCGGTGCGCCAGTGATATCGCCAGTCATCCAGATCGGCCAGGCGCCCGGGGAACACGAGGGTCGCTTGGGGCGACCATTCGCCTGGACTGCCGGTAAGTTGCTGTTCGAGTGGTACAGGCAGATCGGTGCCGACGAGGCGATGATCCGGGACCGCGTCTACATGGCCGCCGTGTGCCGTTGCTTCCCCGGTCGGCGGGCCAGCGGCGGCCACCGGGTTCCGGATGCCGGAGAGGTCGAGCGCTGTGCGACCTGGCTGCGCAGGGAGATCGAGATGCTTCAGCCTAAGCTATTGATCCCGGTGGGGAAGCTGGCGATAACCCAGTTGCTTCCGGTGGCTCGCCTGGTCGACGTGATCGGTCGTCAACAGCGTGTCACGGTCTATGGTCGATCGGTCGATGTGATTCCATTGCCGCATCCCTCCGGGCTCTCGAGCTGGCACAAGAGTGAGCCAGGCAGGACGTTGTTACAGCAAGCGCTGCATGCGATCCGCGCCCATCCCTCATGGCGGGCGATCATGACTGTCGACTGA
- a CDS encoding dienelactone hydrolase family protein, translating into MKSIAAGLLLLALSLGAQAAVQNKSVTYQDGDTMLNGFLYWDDAIEGPRPGVLVIHEWWGLNDYAKKRAHMLAELGFVAFAADIYGDGHVTDKPDQARTWMQEVTADVDGWRARALLGLEQLKASGLVADDNVAAIGYCFGGATVLQMAYAGYPLKGVVTFHGSLPAAPEESKGGIAPRLLVLHGAADAWVAPEVIANFQAKLAEAGANWEMDIYGGARHGFTNPDAGRFGIDNLVYNKQADERSWARAQEFFSEIFD; encoded by the coding sequence ATGAAATCGATCGCCGCTGGTCTGTTGTTGTTGGCGCTGAGCCTTGGCGCACAAGCCGCCGTGCAGAACAAATCCGTCACGTATCAAGACGGCGACACGATGTTGAACGGTTTCCTGTACTGGGACGATGCGATCGAGGGTCCGCGCCCCGGCGTGCTCGTGATCCACGAATGGTGGGGGCTCAACGACTACGCGAAAAAGCGCGCGCACATGTTGGCCGAGCTCGGCTTCGTTGCGTTTGCCGCGGATATTTACGGCGATGGCCACGTGACCGACAAGCCTGACCAGGCACGCACCTGGATGCAGGAGGTGACCGCAGACGTCGATGGGTGGCGGGCCCGGGCGCTGCTCGGCCTGGAACAATTGAAGGCCAGTGGGCTGGTCGCCGATGACAATGTCGCCGCGATCGGTTACTGCTTCGGCGGAGCGACCGTGTTGCAGATGGCTTACGCGGGATATCCGCTCAAAGGCGTGGTGACCTTCCACGGCTCCCTCCCGGCGGCGCCTGAAGAATCGAAAGGCGGCATTGCGCCGCGACTGCTCGTGTTGCACGGTGCAGCGGACGCCTGGGTTGCTCCCGAGGTGATCGCGAATTTCCAGGCCAAGCTCGCCGAAGCCGGCGCGAACTGGGAGATGGACATCTACGGCGGGGCGCGTCACGGATTCACCAATCCCGATGCCGGCCGGTTCGGCATAGACAATCTGGTGTACAACAAGCAGGCGGATGAGCGCTCCTGGGCGCGCGCCCAGGAATTCTTCTCTGAGATCTTCGATTGA
- a CDS encoding sulfotransferase has protein sequence MKNNVIILTSGLSGSSVLAGLLARAGWWQGDETFKKRDYDTHENSQLIALNRRLFDEAGYRGHYEMVFDPADIDCFADLSARIDLSDYRDFIAQCDRHTPWLWKDPRLWLTIHLWKDVFDLGEVKFIHLTRNPLQAWIAMTIRRQIQEFGYLKRYLDGIGDSNRRFLQQQGLDFLEMQYEDLVVDPDAALRRLNDFLGSALETADLQAVYRGRLYEKPKGIRDLATAALIYVRNYRERYR, from the coding sequence ATGAAGAACAACGTCATCATACTGACCAGCGGGTTGTCAGGCAGTTCGGTACTCGCCGGCCTGCTGGCCCGCGCAGGGTGGTGGCAGGGCGATGAAACGTTCAAGAAAAGGGACTACGACACCCACGAAAACAGCCAACTGATCGCACTCAATCGACGCCTGTTCGACGAGGCGGGCTACCGCGGTCACTACGAGATGGTGTTCGATCCCGCCGATATCGATTGTTTCGCAGATCTCTCGGCGCGCATCGATCTATCGGATTATCGCGACTTCATCGCCCAATGTGATCGGCACACGCCCTGGTTGTGGAAGGATCCCAGGCTTTGGTTGACCATCCATCTCTGGAAAGACGTCTTCGACCTCGGCGAGGTCAAGTTCATCCATTTGACGCGTAACCCGCTCCAGGCGTGGATCGCGATGACCATCAGGCGGCAGATCCAGGAGTTCGGCTACCTGAAGCGCTACCTGGACGGCATTGGCGATTCGAACCGTCGGTTTCTGCAGCAACAGGGACTGGACTTTCTCGAGATGCAATACGAAGACCTGGTCGTCGACCCCGATGCAGCGCTGCGACGGCTGAACGATTTCCTCGGGTCGGCGCTGGAAACGGCTGACCTGCAGGCGGTATATCGCGGCAGGCTGTACGAGAAGCCGAAAGGGATCCGCGATCTTGCGACCGCGGCGTTGATCTACGTACGCAACTATCGCGAGCGCTACCGCTGA
- a CDS encoding pyridoxal-dependent decarboxylase, exosortase A system-associated, with the protein MTHPRHEYAPISLLQVSDDRLLVGGRSLDDLAALAGQTPYYAYDRDAMRRRAEALRIALPPAMRVHYAMKANPMPAVVSHMIDLVDGIDVASAGEMRLALDAGASAATMSFAGPGKRDVELAAAVEAGVTINIESMGELARVAHAGDRVGERPRVAVRVNPDFLLKASRLKMGGGPKQFGIDAEIVPEALESIADLDLHFRGFHIFSGTQNLLPDSLIEAQAATFDLADRLAQSAPSPIETLNIGGGFGIPYFPGDTALDLAPVAEHLAEQLAVHREALGNPEVIVELGRYLVGEAGVYVCSVIDRKVSRGQTFLVTDGGLHHHLAASGNFGQVIRRNFPVVVADRVYGGVRETATVVGPLCTPLDVLANQTELGVAHPGDLIAVLQSGAYGYSASPHAFLSHPPPVELLV; encoded by the coding sequence ATGACCCATCCGCGTCACGAATATGCGCCCATCAGCCTGCTGCAGGTCAGCGATGACCGGTTGTTGGTTGGTGGAAGATCACTCGACGATCTTGCCGCCCTCGCGGGTCAGACACCTTACTATGCCTATGACCGCGATGCGATGCGTCGGCGCGCCGAGGCATTGCGGATTGCCCTGCCTCCGGCGATGCGCGTGCACTACGCGATGAAGGCCAACCCGATGCCGGCAGTCGTCAGCCATATGATCGATCTGGTCGACGGTATCGATGTGGCCTCTGCGGGAGAGATGCGGCTGGCGTTGGACGCCGGTGCTTCGGCAGCGACGATGAGCTTCGCCGGTCCCGGCAAACGCGATGTCGAACTCGCGGCGGCGGTGGAAGCAGGGGTCACGATCAACATCGAGTCGATGGGCGAACTCGCCCGTGTTGCGCATGCCGGTGACCGGGTGGGGGAGCGGCCTCGGGTTGCGGTGCGGGTCAACCCGGATTTCCTGTTGAAGGCGTCGCGTCTGAAGATGGGAGGTGGCCCGAAGCAGTTCGGGATCGATGCAGAGATCGTCCCGGAAGCGCTCGAGAGCATCGCCGACCTCGATCTGCATTTTAGGGGGTTCCACATCTTCTCCGGTACCCAGAATCTCCTGCCGGACAGTCTGATCGAGGCACAGGCAGCGACGTTCGATCTTGCCGATCGGCTGGCGCAGTCGGCCCCCTCGCCGATTGAGACCCTCAACATCGGCGGTGGATTCGGAATTCCCTATTTTCCGGGCGACACCGCGCTCGATCTTGCACCCGTTGCCGAACATCTCGCGGAACAGTTGGCGGTGCATCGGGAAGCGCTGGGCAATCCAGAGGTCATCGTCGAACTGGGGCGTTACCTGGTCGGTGAGGCGGGCGTCTACGTGTGCTCCGTCATAGACCGCAAGGTCTCTCGTGGCCAGACATTCCTGGTGACAGACGGCGGCCTGCACCACCATCTCGCAGCGAGTGGCAATTTCGGCCAGGTCATTCGCCGGAATTTTCCAGTCGTCGTGGCCGACCGGGTGTACGGTGGTGTACGCGAGACCGCCACTGTCGTCGGTCCGCTGTGCACGCCGCTGGACGTGCTGGCCAACCAGACCGAACTCGGTGTCGCACATCCTGGCGACCTCATCGCCGTGCTGCAATCCGGGGCCTATGGCTACAGCGCCAGTCCGCACGCCTTTTTGAGCCATCCGCCGCCGGTTGAATTGCTGGTCTGA
- a CDS encoding FkbM family methyltransferase, which translates to MFRKFKKLPKYLLTFGLLAGTRLFFQVEWHTKSGRGDRMRSLTVPGYANPIRLRDTVADHATFWQCIVMQQYDFSIFPQAENIALQYKATLAAGQKPLIIDCGANIGLSTIWLANRYPLATICSVEPDEANFSLLQSNSSHLKERSICLRGGIWPRPSKLTIINPEAGAAAFRVEELPVESDGGIRGYTIDEICTLAGNENPLYVKIDIEGAQAALFASNTEWVARTWLISLELDDWQFPWAGTSRTFLQTISRYPFDMLVRDESVFCFRNPND; encoded by the coding sequence ATGTTTAGAAAGTTCAAGAAGCTTCCAAAGTATCTGCTGACGTTTGGGCTACTGGCCGGTACCCGGTTGTTTTTTCAAGTGGAGTGGCACACCAAGAGCGGTCGTGGCGACAGGATGCGGTCGTTGACGGTGCCCGGGTATGCCAATCCCATCAGGCTACGGGACACTGTCGCGGACCACGCGACGTTCTGGCAGTGCATCGTCATGCAGCAATATGATTTCTCCATATTTCCTCAGGCAGAGAACATCGCGCTGCAATACAAGGCGACCTTGGCTGCCGGGCAAAAGCCGCTGATTATCGATTGCGGGGCCAATATCGGCTTGTCGACGATATGGCTTGCCAATCGCTATCCGCTGGCGACGATCTGTTCCGTGGAACCTGACGAGGCCAATTTTTCGCTGTTGCAGTCGAATAGCAGCCATCTCAAAGAAAGATCGATCTGCCTGAGGGGAGGCATCTGGCCCAGGCCAAGTAAGTTGACGATCATCAATCCGGAAGCGGGCGCCGCTGCTTTTCGTGTCGAAGAGCTACCCGTCGAGAGTGACGGCGGGATCCGTGGATACACGATCGACGAGATCTGTACGCTGGCAGGAAACGAGAATCCGCTTTACGTGAAGATCGACATCGAAGGGGCCCAAGCCGCGTTGTTCGCAAGTAATACCGAATGGGTGGCCCGGACCTGGTTGATTTCTCTGGAGTTGGACGATTGGCAGTTTCCGTGGGCGGGTACGAGTCGGACCTTTCTGCAGACAATCAGCCGCTATCCCTTCGACATGCTTGTGCGGGACGAAAGTGTCTTCTGTTTCCGAAATCCCAATGACTAG
- a CDS encoding putative O-glycosylation ligase, exosortase A system-associated, which produces MSLRDIILFVVFFGVLPFALTRPPIGVALWSWVSYMNPHRLTWGIAYNFPFAMLAAGALLMSLFISKQPKRFSWNGLTATWLLFILLVVLSTFYSLNPYNAYYQLESVLKIQLTTLITILVMRDRKNLDLLIWVIALSIGYYSIKGGVFTILTGGGHRVYGPASSMIAENNALAVAILMIIPLFNYLRITATNIWVKRGLLAAMGLSFISVLGSQSRGAFLAIIAVTGFFFLKSKNKMLVLILLVMLMPIALLSMPDSWVERMETIQDYETDPSAMGRIRAWEYSINLASHRVLGGGFGSWTLYNYSIYLPGVEIEKAYVAHSIYFEVLANHGWPGLFAYLLVLFLAWRYCSQVIAVTKKNTEMEWANNLARMVQVSLVAYCSGGAFLSLSYFDLPWHLIAISVLLRDIVRDQQKVTAQGAVGGTRNKLATPPVV; this is translated from the coding sequence ATGTCACTTCGAGACATAATACTGTTCGTAGTTTTCTTCGGAGTATTGCCGTTCGCACTGACGCGACCGCCCATTGGCGTGGCGCTATGGTCGTGGGTCAGCTATATGAACCCGCATCGGCTCACCTGGGGTATCGCTTACAACTTCCCGTTTGCCATGCTGGCCGCTGGTGCACTACTGATGTCTCTCTTCATCAGCAAACAGCCCAAGCGCTTCAGCTGGAACGGACTGACCGCGACCTGGCTACTGTTCATTCTCCTGGTGGTACTGAGCACGTTCTATTCGCTCAATCCCTATAACGCCTATTACCAGCTGGAAAGCGTGTTGAAGATCCAGCTCACCACGCTGATCACAATCCTCGTAATGCGCGATCGCAAGAATCTCGATCTGTTGATCTGGGTGATCGCCCTCTCCATTGGATACTACTCAATCAAGGGGGGGGTCTTCACGATTCTCACCGGCGGAGGACACCGCGTCTACGGCCCCGCGAGCAGCATGATCGCGGAAAACAATGCGCTCGCCGTCGCCATCCTGATGATCATTCCGCTGTTCAACTACCTTCGGATAACCGCCACGAACATCTGGGTAAAACGGGGGTTGTTGGCCGCCATGGGCCTGAGCTTTATCTCCGTATTGGGCTCGCAGTCGCGTGGTGCATTCCTCGCGATAATCGCTGTGACAGGGTTCTTCTTCTTGAAGAGCAAAAACAAGATGCTGGTGCTGATCCTCTTGGTGATGCTAATGCCGATCGCGCTCCTGAGCATGCCCGATTCCTGGGTTGAGCGCATGGAGACCATCCAAGACTATGAGACGGACCCCTCCGCGATGGGCCGGATACGCGCCTGGGAATACAGCATCAATCTGGCTTCGCATCGTGTTCTTGGCGGGGGATTCGGCTCCTGGACACTGTACAACTACTCGATTTACCTGCCGGGCGTCGAAATTGAAAAGGCCTATGTGGCACACAGCATCTACTTCGAGGTGCTGGCCAATCACGGATGGCCTGGATTGTTCGCGTATCTGTTGGTCCTGTTCCTGGCCTGGCGGTACTGCAGTCAGGTCATAGCTGTAACCAAGAAAAACACCGAGATGGAATGGGCCAACAACCTTGCGAGAATGGTCCAGGTGTCTCTGGTTGCGTATTGTTCCGGCGGTGCCTTCCTGAGCCTCTCCTACTTCGATCTGCCGTGGCATCTGATAGCCATCAGCGTCCTGCTCAGGGACATCGTACGTGACCAGCAGAAAGTCACTGCGCAAGGTGCTGTTGGCGGAACCCGGAACAAACTGGCCACGCCGCCCGTCGTCTAA
- a CDS encoding lipopolysaccharide biosynthesis protein — translation MSVVRSGAAGSLAQAPERHRKMKDQVPQDFGRQMLSSVRWVLALRSVAQLFTWLSTLIVVRFLTPDDYGLNAMLEAPLEIMMLVCTLGIDAALVRRPADRHEDIQAAFGWLIIVNGVLFTTYFFGAPLIADYFDEARLEPIARTLSFLFFLVPLRAIPNALLDRELKFKSKALVELIAAVIAAIVTLTLAVQGTGVWALVIGYLTNKVLSAVGLMVVHPWLVWPKFGVPIGEMLKFGGLLTLASILTLIADRLVSIIAGPTIGPDLLGVYAVAIHISLIPISKTMPIIGPILFPTFARIQDDRDMTARYFVKIVSITYVLFLPIVVGLAITAEETVPLVFGEAWASLPLPLALICIAMPFRLISQLVRPMVSGLGRADIPVAGSATRLVVLIPLVLIAQQHGLVALAAIWLIVEPIVAVTVLRMASKEIGLHLAAVIRGILPAFASATAMGLGVLLMKSVVNVNAVALLVLEILIGASLYLAVMKLAFRDTFASTFEVLFSRSRANGASQSTQGAET, via the coding sequence ATGTCCGTGGTCCGCAGTGGCGCCGCCGGCTCCCTGGCCCAGGCACCAGAGCGGCACCGGAAGATGAAAGATCAGGTGCCCCAGGATTTCGGCAGGCAAATGCTGTCGAGTGTCCGCTGGGTGCTCGCGCTGCGCTCGGTGGCCCAGCTGTTCACCTGGCTCAGCACGCTGATTGTCGTACGTTTCCTGACACCGGACGACTACGGCCTGAACGCCATGCTCGAGGCCCCGCTCGAGATCATGATGCTGGTCTGCACACTTGGCATCGATGCGGCGCTGGTTCGTCGCCCGGCCGATCGCCATGAGGACATTCAGGCGGCTTTTGGCTGGCTGATCATCGTCAACGGTGTGCTGTTCACGACCTACTTTTTCGGTGCCCCTCTGATAGCGGATTACTTCGACGAGGCGCGCCTCGAGCCGATCGCACGCACGCTTTCGTTTTTGTTCTTTCTGGTGCCCCTCCGGGCGATCCCGAACGCCCTACTGGACCGGGAACTCAAGTTCAAAAGCAAGGCGCTGGTGGAATTGATTGCGGCAGTCATTGCCGCGATTGTGACATTAACACTCGCAGTGCAAGGCACCGGCGTATGGGCACTGGTCATCGGTTACCTCACGAACAAGGTGCTTTCCGCGGTGGGCCTGATGGTGGTGCACCCCTGGCTGGTATGGCCCAAGTTCGGCGTGCCCATCGGCGAAATGCTGAAGTTCGGAGGGCTATTGACCCTTGCCAGCATCCTCACGCTGATCGCCGACAGGCTCGTCAGTATCATCGCGGGCCCAACCATAGGTCCTGACCTGCTTGGCGTGTATGCAGTTGCCATACACATATCGCTGATTCCAATTTCCAAGACCATGCCGATCATCGGCCCGATTCTGTTTCCGACGTTCGCGCGCATACAAGACGACCGCGATATGACGGCACGCTACTTCGTCAAGATCGTCAGCATCACTTACGTGCTGTTTCTGCCCATCGTCGTCGGTCTCGCCATCACCGCCGAGGAAACGGTACCGTTGGTTTTCGGCGAAGCGTGGGCGAGTCTGCCCCTGCCATTGGCCCTCATCTGCATCGCGATGCCATTCCGGTTGATCTCCCAGCTCGTCAGACCCATGGTCAGCGGCCTCGGACGGGCGGACATCCCGGTCGCCGGGAGCGCGACAAGGCTTGTCGTCCTGATCCCCCTGGTGCTGATCGCTCAGCAACACGGACTGGTCGCGCTCGCCGCGATTTGGCTGATCGTGGAACCCATCGTTGCCGTCACCGTCTTGCGCATGGCAAGCAAAGAAATCGGATTGCATCTGGCGGCTGTGATTCGCGGCATACTCCCGGCGTTCGCATCGGCCACAGCGATGGGTTTGGGAGTCTTGTTGATGAAGAGCGTCGTGAATGTGAACGCGGTGGCACTGTTGGTCCTGGAGATCCTGATCGGCGCATCGCTGTATCTGGCGGTCATGAAGCTCGCGTTTCGTGACACCTTCGCCTCGACATTTGAGGTACTGTTCAGCAGATCCCGCGCAAATGGGGCCTCTCAATCCACGCAAGGCGCAGAGACCTAG
- a CDS encoding ATP-grasp domain-containing protein, with protein MSKDVAGRGDAVLVLDGDMVPALTIARSLGRLGLRIVVAAHEAKPLAGYSRHVERTLTYPDPLTEEQAFLGWCKQVIAEQDYDLIVPVTERTVVPMAALASLPGGDRIAVAAAESLNIALDKNKTIQLAKQLGIPTPKTVYVEGHEQLRAGIGPLQFPVVIKPSHSIGENDSHRMQLRVEYAFDETDLENKLQHYFRYGPVLLQEYVLGEGVGIELIAAHGNTVFSFQHRRLHEMPLTGGGSSLRVSEAVAPELLRASKSLMKAMSWHGVAMVEFKWNPINRRFALMEINGRFWGSLPLAVAAGADFPAMLYELYRHGRVAPRLEAKPGVYCRKLSSDLYWHELVFRREAPAQLVRFPTGREMFRDWLRIFSWNHYFDVQQWRDIRPGLVDLQRIVSRQFSRAVNLVNDRRAAARERQAWRKGTVDELLRDAGQVLFVCYGNINRSALAESYFRKRVPAERVEAVSAGFHQVEGRPADPVMVDVAASRGLDLGASLSRTLNDQMVHGSDVIFVMELKHKQQLCERYPEACGKTFLLNAGASQQDSAVEIADPYGQPREVYEACAELVVASVDRLAASL; from the coding sequence GTGTCTAAAGATGTCGCTGGGCGTGGTGACGCCGTTCTGGTGTTGGACGGCGATATGGTGCCGGCGCTTACCATCGCTCGTTCGCTCGGCAGGCTGGGCCTCAGGATTGTGGTGGCCGCCCACGAAGCCAAGCCGCTGGCCGGCTATTCCCGTCACGTCGAACGCACGCTGACCTATCCCGATCCATTGACGGAGGAACAGGCGTTCCTGGGTTGGTGCAAGCAGGTCATAGCAGAGCAAGACTACGATCTGATTGTCCCGGTGACCGAGCGCACGGTGGTACCGATGGCGGCACTCGCCTCGCTACCGGGTGGTGACCGGATCGCGGTGGCGGCCGCGGAGTCGTTGAATATCGCGCTGGATAAGAACAAAACGATTCAGCTGGCGAAGCAGCTCGGCATACCCACGCCGAAGACCGTCTATGTCGAAGGGCACGAGCAGCTGCGTGCCGGAATCGGTCCGCTGCAGTTTCCGGTTGTCATCAAGCCGTCACACTCGATCGGCGAAAACGATTCGCACCGCATGCAGTTGCGGGTCGAATATGCGTTCGACGAGACCGATCTGGAAAACAAGCTGCAGCATTACTTTCGCTACGGGCCGGTGTTGCTTCAGGAGTATGTCCTTGGCGAAGGGGTCGGCATTGAATTGATCGCAGCTCACGGCAATACCGTGTTCTCGTTCCAGCACCGTCGGTTGCACGAGATGCCATTGACAGGTGGTGGCAGCAGCCTGCGCGTCAGCGAGGCCGTGGCCCCGGAACTGCTGCGTGCCTCGAAGAGCCTGATGAAGGCGATGTCATGGCACGGTGTGGCGATGGTCGAGTTCAAGTGGAACCCGATCAATCGCCGCTTCGCCCTGATGGAGATCAACGGTCGTTTTTGGGGATCATTGCCGCTGGCGGTGGCAGCCGGCGCGGATTTTCCGGCGATGCTGTACGAGTTGTACCGCCACGGGCGTGTGGCGCCACGCTTGGAGGCGAAGCCCGGTGTCTACTGCCGCAAGCTGTCGAGCGACCTGTACTGGCATGAATTGGTGTTTCGGCGCGAGGCACCGGCGCAGCTCGTGCGCTTTCCAACGGGGCGCGAGATGTTCCGTGACTGGCTGCGGATTTTTTCCTGGAATCACTACTTTGACGTCCAGCAGTGGCGGGATATCCGGCCAGGCCTAGTCGATCTACAGCGCATCGTATCGCGCCAGTTCTCCCGGGCAGTCAACCTGGTGAACGATCGTCGCGCCGCTGCCCGCGAGCGGCAGGCCTGGCGCAAAGGGACCGTGGACGAGCTGCTGCGCGACGCCGGCCAGGTGTTGTTCGTGTGCTACGGCAACATCAATCGAAGCGCTCTGGCCGAGTCATACTTCAGAAAACGGGTGCCGGCGGAGAGGGTCGAGGCCGTTTCCGCCGGTTTCCATCAAGTCGAGGGCCGTCCTGCCGATCCGGTGATGGTAGATGTGGCGGCGAGCAGGGGGCTCGATTTGGGTGCCTCGCTTTCTCGGACGCTCAACGACCAGATGGTCCACGGCAGCGACGTGATCTTTGTGATGGAACTGAAACACAAGCAGCAGTTGTGTGAGCGTTACCCGGAGGCGTGCGGCAAGACGTTTTTGCTCAACGCCGGGGCGTCGCAACAGGATTCGGCGGTCGAGATCGCCGACCCCTACGGCCAGCCGCGCGAGGTGTACGAAGCATGTGCCGAGTTGGTCGTGGCCAGTGTCGATCGCCTGGCCGCGTCGCTGTAG